TTCATAAAATAACAATAACCTTATTTAGACAATATCATGCTTAATAGCTAAGTTACACGTTCATAAACCTCTTTGCATGAGCCATGCAACACGTAGCTTTATTCCATAAATCAATAGTATATCATTCCCATAAATCAAGGTTAACCTAATACCAACACTAAACAACCTTTataaaaaaaccaaaaataaattaagttgATGTGTAGGTCGCACCACTAGCTTAGAGATTTCGAACCCTAGCCATAAGAATTATGTTCTCCAATAAccataaaaaaagaagaagagaatgaacttgaagactaaaccataaaattaatattttaccTTAAACCTTGCGTCCAAGCCCGAACCCCAGATCTTTGAGCTCCcactctctcttctctttctttctctcacgCTCAcgtctctttctttctctcttatgTTGTGTGAAAATGAGAGCTtcacctctctatttataggctccaaaaCTTCCAACAACAAATAACCCAATAAATGTTAATTGATCTTAATTCTAATTACCATTCAAACACTTGATTCCATTCCCATTTACTATCATAAAAATTATGAAACTAGCTTATTCCTTGCACAAAGTTCATGATTCCATATCCGATCACCATGATTTCAAAAAATCCTCTCCTTCACCCTCTTAATTTTGAAAATCACCCATAAATGGAAAGAACAATCATCATTTGACCATCTTTCATTGTCTTGACATAAATCACACTAATGAGTAGCAATaccttaattaatttaaaaaaattgcaTAGTAAGATACCTTGAGTTACCAAATTAAGCTCTAAGTCAACTAGAAAAATTCCCAATCAAATCGCAATCACCTCAATTCCTCAATTGATGTTGAAATCACCAAGATTGTCATCCTTGATTCTCATTGATTATCAAACAAATCAATGTGATCACCTCTTGATCCTTTCACACCACACACCCAAGGTAGGCTTGGTCACACACACACATGTGCACACATTTATCACttataattaattcaaagcataaataagtaaataaaataaataaataaataaaaagaataacCGATATGGTAAATAAGatagtaaataattaaaataagtaaacaagacaataataaaagaataaccaaataaaataaataaattaaataagacaataataaaagaataaccaaataaaataattaaattaaaataagtaaataaaacaatAGTAGAAGAAtaaccaaataaaataattatgacaataaataattacaataaaattaTGTGTGTCCGGATATTGCAATCTACCCTCTTTAAaaaggaatttcatcctcaaaatttgacTCACCAAAAAGCTCGAGATACTGTtttctcatgtcttcctccaattctCAGGTTGCTTCCCTCACCGAACAGTTCTTCCAtaggaccttaactagtggaatcttCTGGAatctcaattccttgattcccttttctatgATTTGCACTGGCTGCTTGTCATAGCTAAGGTCCTGCCTTAACTTTATTAGCTTGTAACTCAACACATGGGATAGGTCTGACACGTACTTTTGCAGCATAGAAATGTGAAAAACGTTGTACGTATCTGTCAGCGCTGGTGGTAAAGAAAAATGATATGCAACTTGTCcaaccttgtccaatatctcgaaTGGACCTATGTATCTTGGGCTTAGTTTACCCCTCTTTCCAAAACACACCATGCCTTTCATAGGTGATACCCTTAGAAACACAAGGTCACCTACTGTGAATTCAACTTCTCGGCATTTTGAATCTGTatagctcttttgtctactctgggCAGTTAGCATCCTCGTTCTGATTTTCTCCACCGCttcactggcttccctaactgcttcaggacctaGTATCTGCTTCTCAACTACCTCATTCCAATGAAGAGGTGACCTGAACTTTcatccataaagcatctcatagggcgCCATCCTAATAGTAGACTAgtaactattgttataagaaaactcCATCAGCGGTAAATAGCgactccaagactctgaaaattCAAGCGCACATGATCTTAGCATGtcttctaagatctgaatcgtcaCCTTAGATTGGCCATAAGTTCGAGGATGAAATGTGGTACTAAAGTTTAGCCTGCTACCCAGGGCCCTTTGTAGACTATTCtagaaatttgaggtaaaaatTAAACCTCTGTCTGATATGATAAACTTTGGTACTCCATGAAGTTGCATAATTTCCTTTACATATAGCTCTGCATACTGATATGcaatataagttgtcttaaccGGAAGAAAATATGCCAAATTCGTGAGTCGATCAATAATCACCCAAGTTGAGCCGTGTTGCTTTGTGGTCCTTGGaaatcccaccacaaagtccatggccatGTTTTCCCATTTACATTTTGGGATACTAATAGGTTGTAGCAACCCATGTGGTCTCTGATGCTcgaccttaacttgttgacaagtCAAGCATTTAGCAACATATTaagctatgtccttcttcattcccagTCACCGATATAGCGTCTTCATTTCATTATACATCTTGGTTGACCAAGGATGTAGGGAATATGGTGTGGTGTGTGCCTCTTTCATGACATTGTCCTTAATCTCCTTATCATTAGGCACACATATCCTGTCCTTGTAACACATCAATTCCCCACTAGACATAGTGAAATTACTGTCGCCATTCTTTTGAATAAGTGCTTTTTGCTTTACTAGTGCCTCATCACCTTTTTGTTTCTCCATGATCTGCTCCAATAATGTCGATTG
The genomic region above belongs to Humulus lupulus chromosome 1, drHumLupu1.1, whole genome shotgun sequence and contains:
- the LOC133834747 gene encoding uncharacterized protein LOC133834747, translated to MAMDFVVGFPRTTKQHGSTWVIIDRLTNLAYFLPVKTTYIAYQYAELYVKEIMQLHGVPKFIISDRVEKQILGPEAVREASEAVEKIRTRMLTAQSRQKSYTDSKCREVEFTVGDLVFLRVSPMKGMVCFGKRGKLSPRYIGPFEILDKVGQVAYHFSLPPALTDTYNVFHISMLQKYVSDLSHVLSYKLIKLRQDLSYDKQPVQIIEKGIKELRFQKIPLVKVLWKNCSVREAT